From a region of the Impatiens glandulifera chromosome 4, dImpGla2.1, whole genome shotgun sequence genome:
- the LOC124936339 gene encoding GSH-induced LITAF domain protein, whose amino-acid sequence MSKNNADEPAIGIPYYSTAPIPQQHQQYYVAQNPYQSGVIPPTAIFGDPKGIPIHQTMYNDTPAPFNCIYCGTTGLTTVKSKPSLAAFVGCMMPMMMGVCFLCPSMDCLWHKYHYCPSCNEKVADFEKSDPCIVMDPPQWVQQSFALPA is encoded by the exons ATGTCGAAGAACAACGCGGACGAGCCAGCGATCGGAATCCCCTACTATTCTACTGCTCCGATCCCTCAACAACATCAACAATACTATGTCGCTCAGAACCCTTATCAATCTGGAGTGATCCCACCGACCGCCATATTCGGCGATCCCAAGGGTATTCCAATCCACCAAACCATGTATAACGACACTCCTGCTCCTTTTAATTGCATCTACTGCGGAACCACCGGTCTCACAACCGTCAA ATCAAAACCAAGTTTGGCAGCATTTGTTGGATGTATGATGCCTATGATGATGGGGGTTTGCTTTCTTTGTCCTTCAATGGACTGTTTATGGCATAAGTATCACTATTGTCCTAGCTGCAATGAGAAG GTTGCTGATTTTGAGAAGTCTGATCCTTGTATTGTGATGGATCCTCCACAATGGGTTCAACAAAGCTTTGCATTGCCTGcataa
- the LOC124936797 gene encoding cyclic nucleotide-gated ion channel 18, producing the protein MFIPPWKKMDRLFSRPASNLRDRLRRPSQPITDQLQFLWQRHQILDPSGEIVTWWNHVFLVTSILALFIDPLYFYTPYVGAPGCMSNDTSLGVAITFFRTLADLFYVLHMSMKFRTAFIAPSSRVFGRGELVMDPNEITMRYLKSDFIIDLAAALPLPQIVIWIVIPATKNSRADYANNTLALIVLIQYIPRLFLIFPLNQKIIKTTGVIAKTAWAGAAYNLLLYTLASHVLGAVWYLSSIARQHSCWRLQCSIERNAPPYCLVGYLDCASLPVPNRLQWLNSTQVISHCDAKNDDSNFKFGMFAEAFTNEVASAEFSSKYLYCLWWGLRNLSSYGQNISTSTYIGETAFCITICLIGLVLFAQLIGQMQSYLASMTVRLEEWRVKRRDTEEWMRHRQLPPELQERVRRFVQYKWIATRGVNEESILLSLPLDLRREIQRHLCLQLVRRVPFFSQMDDQLLDAICERLVSSLSTQGTYIVREGDPVNEMLFIIRGQLESSTTNGGRSGFFNSITLRPGDFCGEELLTWALMPNSSLNLPSSTRTVRTVTEVEAFALRAEDLKFVANQFKRLHSKKLQHAFRYYSHQWRTWGACFIQAAWRRYKKRKLAKELAQQESEYYDKYMGMADESDDEMMPGNYDDDEDGGNSMNNPRNPQQLGTTFLASKFAANARRGVNSKVQIVESASSLKMPKLFKPNEPDFFKDE; encoded by the exons atgtttattccGCCATGGAAGAAGATGGATAGGCTATTCAGCAGACCCGCATCAAACCTCAGGGACCGCCTCCGGCGACCTTCCCAGCCTATAACTGACCAACTCCAGTTCCTATGGCAACGACATCAAATTCTCGATCCATCCGGAGAGATTGTCACATGGTGGAACCATGTCTTCCTTGTAACCTCCATCCTAGCACTCTTCATCGATCCTCTCTACTTTTACACACCTTATGTTGGCGCCCCCGGTTGCATGAGCAACGATACGAGTCTCGGTGTAGCCATTACCTTCTTCCGAACACTCGCTGATCTCTTCTATGTTCTTCACATGTCGATGAAATTCAGAACTGCGTTTATCGCTCCGAGTTCTAGAGTTTTCGGAAGAGGGGAGTTAGTCATGGATCCTAACGAGATTACAATGAGATATTTGAAATCAGATTTCATTATTGATCTTGCTGCTGCCCTTCCTTTACC GCAGATTGTTATCTGGATTGTGATTCCTGCAACAAAGAATTCTAGAGCAGATTACGCTAACAACACGTTAGCTTTGATAGTTCTAATTCAATACATTCCGCGATTGTTCTTAATCTTCCCCTTGAATCAAAAGATCATCAAAACTACAGGTGTTATCGCAAAAACTGCGTGGGCTGGCGCAGCCTACAATCTCCTTCTTTACACATTAGCCAGTCAT GTTCTCGGGGCTGTTTGGTACCTGTCGTCAATAGCCAGACAGCATTCGTGTTGGAGATTACAATGTTCAATCGAAAGGAATGCTCCTCCATACTGCCTTGTTGGCTATCTAGACTGTGCCAGTTTACCTGTACCAAATCGTCTTCAATGGCTGAACTCTACTCAGGTTATATCCCACTGTGATGCTAAAAACGACGATTCCAATTTCAAATTCGGAATGTTTGCTGAAGCATTCACAAACGAAGTCGCTTCAGCTGAATTCTCTTCCAAATACTTGTACTGTCTTTGGTGGGGATTAAGAAATCTCAGTTCATACGGACAGAACATATCAACAAGCACTTACATTGGCGAAACCGCCTTTTGCATTACCATTTGCCTTATCGGATTGGTTCTATTCGCACAATTGATAGGTCAAATGCAG TCATACCTCGCATCCATGACCGTAAGACTCGAAGAATGGAGAGTAAAACGAAGAGATACAGAGGAATGGATGCGGCATCGACAGTTACCACCAGAATTACAGGAACGAGTTCGTCGATTCGTTCAATACAAATGGATCGCCACTAGAGGTGTCAACGAAGAATCAATTCTCCTCTCGTTACCTTTAGATCTTCGTCGCGAAATCCAAAGACATCTCTGCCTTCAGTTAGTCCGTCGT GTCCCGTTCTTCTCGCAAATGGACGATCAACTACTGGACGCCATCTGCGAGCGGTTAGTTTCTTCGTTGAGTACGCAGGGGACGTATATCGTACGAGAAGGAGATCCAGTAAACGAGATGTTATTCATAATCAGAGGACAATTAGAGAGTTCAACAACAAACGGAGGTAGATCTGGTTTCTTCAACTCAATAACTCTAAGACCAGGCGATTTCTGCGGCGAGGAGTTATTAACTTGGGCGTTAATGCCGAATTCGAGTTTAAACCTTCCATCATCAACACGAACAGTTCGAACAGTAACAGAAGTTGAAGCATTCGCGTTAAGAGCAGAAGATCTGAAGTTCGTAGCTAATCAATTCAAACGTTTACATAGTAAGAAACTTCAACATGCATTCAGATACTATTCTCATCAATGGAGGACATGGGGAGCTTGTTTTATACAGGCGGCTTGGAGAAGGTATAAGAAAAGGAAACTTGCAAAGGAATTGGCTCAACAGGAGAGTGAGTATTATGATAAGTATATGGGAATGGCGGATGAAAGTGATGATGAGATGATGCCTGGtaattatgatgatgatgaagatggaGGGAATTCGATGAATAACCCTAGAAATCCACAGCAACTTGGGACGACGTTTTTGGCTTCGAAATTTGCGGCGAATGCGAGAAGAGGAGTTAATTCGAAAGTTCAAATTGTTGAATCTGCTTCTAGTTTAAAAATGCCCAAATTATTTAAACCTAATGAACCTGATTTCTTTAAAGAtgagtag